A window from Dioscorea cayenensis subsp. rotundata cultivar TDr96_F1 chromosome 10, TDr96_F1_v2_PseudoChromosome.rev07_lg8_w22 25.fasta, whole genome shotgun sequence encodes these proteins:
- the LOC120270184 gene encoding SAGA-associated factor 29 homolog A isoform X2, with the protein MMSGGIETGLLFEKAKELDQLRKDQEEVLQDINKIHKKLQSLTPELIEKSGDNMLFRLRNLYSQAKDLSETEVSVSTALLSYLDALQQSGLSAAQRKKIVSEQKKKRLKPDPEIPRFTPNRLLDHANLKGEQVAGRVNPDEADKDEWFVVKVIHFDKDAKEFEVLDEEPGDDEESVQNRKYKLPLSRVIPFPKKNDPSSAQDFPPGKHVLAVYPGTTALYKATVVNSHRKRKSDDYLLEFDDDEEDGSLPQRTVPFYKVVALPVGHRQ; encoded by the exons ATGATGTCAGGCGGGATCGAGACGGGCCTTCTCTTTGAGAAGGCCAAGGAATTGGACCAGCTCAGGAAGGATCAGGAGGAGGTCCTCCAAGACATCAACAAGATCCACAAGAAGCTCCAGTCATTAA CTCCTGAGCTAATTGAGAAATCAGGGGATAACATGTTATTTCGCCTTCGAAATCTATATAGTCAGGCAAAAGATCTTTCAGAAACTGAAGTGAG TGTATCAACTGCGTTGTTGAGCTATTTGGATGCTTTACAACAATCTGGACTTTCAGCTGCACAACGGAAAAAGATAG TTAGTgagcagaagaagaagaggttgaAGCCTGATCCTGAGATTCCTAGATTCACTCCCAATAGATTACTTGATCATGCTAATTTAAAAGGAGAACAG GTAGCAGGTAGGGTCAACCCAGATGAAGCTGACAAGGATGAGTGGTTTGTTGTGAAAGTAATCCATTTTGACAAGGATGCTAAAGA gttTGAAGTGCTGGATGAAGAACCtggtgatgatgaagaaagCGTTCAAAATAG AAAGTACAAGCTTCCTTTGTCACGAGTTATCCCTTTCCCAAAGAAAAATGATCCTTCTAGCGCTCAAGACTTCCCCCCTGGAAAACATGTTTTGGCTGTGTATCCTGGAACCACAGCTTTATATAAAGCAACTGTTGTGAATTCTCACCGTAAG AGGAAATCTGATGA CTATTTGCTTGAATTTGATGATGACGAAGAAGATGGATCGTTGCCACAGAGAACGGTTCCATTTTACAAGGTCGTCGCTCTCCCTGTAGGCCATCGTCAGTAA
- the LOC120270574 gene encoding elongation factor Tu, chloroplastic-like, which yields MASITTASLLPSPSLSSKPKPRLLSSLAASSLAASSSNSSPTLNLSRIAAGAGSQTLLKKHGGLFVVRAARGKFERKKPHVNIGTIGHVDHGKTTLTAALTMALSSMGNSAPKRYDEIDAAPEERARGITINTATVEYETESRHYAHVDCPGHADYVKNMITGAAQMDGAILVVSGADGPMPQTKEHILLAKQVGVPNMVVFLNKQDQVDDEELLQLVDLEVRELLSSYEFPGDDIPIISGSALLALEALMANPSIKRGEDPWVDKIYELMDAVDSYIPIPQRQTDLPFLLAVEDVFSITGRGTVATGRVERGTVKVGETLEIVGLRETRSTIVTGVEMFQKILDEAIAGDNVGLLLRGMQKADIQRGMVLAKPGTITPHTKFTAVVYVLKKEEGGRHSPFFAGYRPQFYMRTTDVTGKVTSIMNDKDEESKMVMPGDRVKMVVELIVPIACEQGMRFAIREGGKTVGAGVIQSIIE from the coding sequence ATGGCCTCCATCACCACGGCCTCCCTCCTACCCTCCCCCTCTCTCTCCTCCAAACCTAAGCCTCGTCTCCTCTCCTCCCTAGCCGCCTCCTCTCTAGCCGCCTCCTCTTCCAACTCCTCCCCCACTCTCAACCTCTCCCGCATTGCTGCCGGAGCTGGATCCCAGACCTTGCTGAAGAAGCACGGCGGACTCTTCGTCGTGCGTGCGGCGCGCGGCAAGTTCGAGCGGAAGAAGCCCCACGTGAACATCGGCACCATCGGCCATGTCGACCATGGCAAGACGACACTGACCGCCGCGCTGACCATGGCCCTTTCCTCCATGGGCAACAGCGCCCCTAAGAGAtacgatgagattgatgcagcCCCGGAGGAACGCGCTCGCGGTATCACCATTAACACTGCCACCGTTGAGTATGAGACTGAGTCTCGCCACTACGCCCATGTTGATTGCCCTGGCCATGCTGACTACGTGAAGAATATGATCACTGGTGCTGCTCAGATGGATGGTGCTATCCTTGTTGTTTCCGGCGCTGATGGTCCTATGCCTCAGACGAAGGAACACATCCTTCTCGCCAAGCAGGTCGGGGTTCCTAACATGGTTGTGTTTCTCAATAAGCAGGACCAGGTTGATGATGAGGAGCTGCTCCAGCTTGTGGATCTTGAGGTTCGTGAGCTTCTCTCCTCCTATGAGTTCCCCGGTGATGACATCCCCATCATCTCCGGTTCTGCTTTGCTCGCTCTTGAGGCTCTGATGGCCAATCCCAGCATCAAACGCGGTGAGGACCCTTGGGTGgacaaaatttatgagctcaTGGACGCTGTGGATTCCTACATTCCCATCCCGCAGCGCCAGACTGATCTCCCTTTCCTGCTCGCTGTGGAAGATGTTTTCTCCATCACAGGGCGTGGTACTGTCGCCACTGGACGTGTTGAGCGTGGCACGGTCAAAGTTGGTGAGACTTTGGAAATTGTCGGCCTTCGCGAGACCAGAAGCACCATTGTCACTGGTGTCGAGATGTTTCAGAAGATTCTGGATGAAGCCATTGCTGGTGACAATGTAGGCCTTCTTCTCAGAGGCATGCAGAAGGCTGACATTCAGCGTGGGATGGTCCTTGCTAAACCGGGGACAATCACTCCTCACACAAAGTTTACTGCTGTTGTGTATGTTCTCAAGAAGGAGGAAGGCGGCCGGCATTCGCCTTTCTTTGCTGGCTACAGACCTCAGTTTTATATGCGAACTACTGATGTCACCGGGAAGGTTACTTCCATCATGAATGATAAGGATGAGGAGTCGAAGATGGTGATGCCCGGTGACCGTGTTAAGatggttgttgagctcattgtGCCGATTGCTTGTGAACAGGGAATGCGTTTTGCCATCAGAGAGGGTGGCAAGACTGTTGGAGCTGGTGTCATCCAATCCATCATTGAATAA
- the LOC120270184 gene encoding SAGA-associated factor 29 homolog A isoform X1, with translation MMSGGIETGLLFEKAKELDQLRKDQEEVLQDINKIHKKLQSLTPELIEKSGDNMLFRLRNLYSQAKDLSETEVSVSTALLSYLDALQQSGLSAAQRKKIEVSEQKKKRLKPDPEIPRFTPNRLLDHANLKGEQVAGRVNPDEADKDEWFVVKVIHFDKDAKEFEVLDEEPGDDEESVQNRKYKLPLSRVIPFPKKNDPSSAQDFPPGKHVLAVYPGTTALYKATVVNSHRKRKSDDYLLEFDDDEEDGSLPQRTVPFYKVVALPVGHRQ, from the exons ATGATGTCAGGCGGGATCGAGACGGGCCTTCTCTTTGAGAAGGCCAAGGAATTGGACCAGCTCAGGAAGGATCAGGAGGAGGTCCTCCAAGACATCAACAAGATCCACAAGAAGCTCCAGTCATTAA CTCCTGAGCTAATTGAGAAATCAGGGGATAACATGTTATTTCGCCTTCGAAATCTATATAGTCAGGCAAAAGATCTTTCAGAAACTGAAGTGAG TGTATCAACTGCGTTGTTGAGCTATTTGGATGCTTTACAACAATCTGGACTTTCAGCTGCACAACGGAAAAAGATAG AAGTTAGTgagcagaagaagaagaggttgaAGCCTGATCCTGAGATTCCTAGATTCACTCCCAATAGATTACTTGATCATGCTAATTTAAAAGGAGAACAG GTAGCAGGTAGGGTCAACCCAGATGAAGCTGACAAGGATGAGTGGTTTGTTGTGAAAGTAATCCATTTTGACAAGGATGCTAAAGA gttTGAAGTGCTGGATGAAGAACCtggtgatgatgaagaaagCGTTCAAAATAG AAAGTACAAGCTTCCTTTGTCACGAGTTATCCCTTTCCCAAAGAAAAATGATCCTTCTAGCGCTCAAGACTTCCCCCCTGGAAAACATGTTTTGGCTGTGTATCCTGGAACCACAGCTTTATATAAAGCAACTGTTGTGAATTCTCACCGTAAG AGGAAATCTGATGA CTATTTGCTTGAATTTGATGATGACGAAGAAGATGGATCGTTGCCACAGAGAACGGTTCCATTTTACAAGGTCGTCGCTCTCCCTGTAGGCCATCGTCAGTAA